One genomic region from Quercus robur chromosome 4, dhQueRobu3.1, whole genome shotgun sequence encodes:
- the LOC126722575 gene encoding zinc finger BED domain-containing protein RICESLEEPER 2-like: protein METNTNEPSVQTPAATEDEGAIPTQVEDSASTQAEAAAASELPPVPPCQVSMTAPVSGGCSGRKKSVVWGHFEKVKIGEGDTSKTKAICNYCQKSYNADSKSCGTSNLLAHVPICPKNPNREDVVRGQKTLAFVPKNDGEDGFHLVSTSFSVEASRKALAEMVIIDELPFRYVKGYGFKKFVSTLQPKLRLKDIPSRQTVARDVIGIYNSEREKLRKSLKGCRVCLTTDTWTSIQNLNYMCLTCHFIDDAWKLHKRILNFCQVEDHKGETIGRKIEMSLREWGIDGIFTLTVDNASSNLTTIKFLQRVTKDWNGAVLGNEYMHMRCCAHILNLIVGEGLKEIDASVAKVREAVRYVKSSPNRSQTFRSFMERLGMESKSLLSLDVPTRWNSTYIMLETAEKFEKVFLRMDFEDDGYSSYFRTKEDSGGLGSPCMTDFQNCRAFVTFLRLFYNATKKFSGSLYVTSNAIYDEIFVIQESISNLVKSQKTLLKSTATNMQTKFEKYWGEGEKINPLLYVAVLQK from the exons ATGGAAACCAACACTAATGAACCCTCTGTCCAAACACCAGCTGCTACAGAAGATGAGGGTGCTATTCCCACCCAAGTTGAAGATTCTGCTTCTACTCAAGCTGAAGCAGCTGCTGCTTCTGAGTTGCCCCCAGTTCCACCATGCCAAGTGAGTATGACAGCTCCTGTTAGTGGTGGTTGTAGTGGTAGGAAAAAGTCTGTTGTTTGGGGTCACtttgaaaaagtaaagataGGTGAGGGTGATACTAGTAAAACTAAGGCTATCTGTAATTATTGTCAAAAATCTTATAATGCTGATAGTAAGAGTTGTGGTACTAGTAATTTGTTAGCTCATGTGCCAATATGTCCCAAGAACCCTAATAGAGAAGATGTAGTTAGAGGGCAGAAAACATTAGCTTTTGTACCCAAAAATGATGGAGAAGATGGATTCCACCTTGTGTCAACATCCTTTTCTGTTGAGGCTTCTAGAAAGGCATTGGCCGAAATGGTTATAATTGATGAGTTGCCTTTTAGGTATGTTAAGGGGTATGGGTTTAAGAAATTTGTAAGTACCTTACAACCTAAGCTTAGATTAAAGGATATCCCATCTCGTCAAACTGTGGCTAGGGATGTGATTGGCATTTataatagtgagagagagaagttaaGGAAATCCTTGAAGGGTTGTAGGGTGTGTCTCACTACGGACACATGGacttctattcaaaatttaaattatatgtgtCTGACTTGTCACTTTATTGATGATGCTTGGAAATTGCATAAGAGAATTctaaatttttgtcaagttgaaGACCACAAGGGGGAGACTATAGGTAGAAAGATTGAGATGTCGTTACGTGAGTGGGGTATTGATGGGATATTCACCTTGACGGTGGATAATGCTAGTTcaaatttaacaacaattaaatttttgcaaaGGGTGACTAAAGATTGGAATGGGGCAGTTTTAGGAAATGAGTACATGCACATGAGGTGTTGTGCCCATATCCTAAATCTCATTGTGGGGGAGGGTTTAAAAGAGATAGATGCATCTGTTGCTAAGGTGCGTGAAGCTGTGAGGTATGTGAAGTCCTCACCCAATAGAAGTCAAACTTTTAGGAGTTTTATGGAGAGGTTAGGTATGGAGTCCAAGAGTCTTCTCAGTCTAGATGTACCTACTAGGTGGAACTCGACCTATATCATGTTAGAAACTGctgaaaaatttgagaaagtgtTCCTCCGAATGGATTTTGAAGATGATGGTTATTCGTCGTACTTTAGGACCAAGGAAGATAGTGGTGGTTTGGGGTCTCCATGTATGactgattttcaaaattgtagGGCATTTGTGACTTTCTTAAGGCTGTTTTATAATGCAACAAAGAAATTTTCTGGTTCATTGTATGTTACTTCAAATGCCATCTATGATGAGATCTTTGTTATTCAGGAGAGTATTTCCAATTTAGTTAAATCCCAAAAGACTCTCTTGAAAAGCACAGCCACAAACATGCAAACTAAGTTTGAGAAGTATTGGGGGGAAGGGGAGAAAATTAATCCTCTTTTGTATGTGGCTGTG TTGCAGAAGTGA